One segment of Nostoc piscinale CENA21 DNA contains the following:
- a CDS encoding phage holin family protein translates to MKHFLLTWLATAVALLITSRIVDGFIVNNFVAALVAVFVIGLVNAFIRPVLRLLAFPITLLTFGLFTFVINALSLWLASAITPGTGFEIKGFLPALLGSIVLSIVSSVINYFLRAVE, encoded by the coding sequence ATGAAACACTTTTTGTTAACTTGGCTGGCTACTGCGGTGGCGCTATTGATTACCTCTAGAATTGTCGATGGTTTTATTGTCAATAATTTTGTTGCTGCTTTGGTAGCAGTATTTGTTATAGGGTTGGTCAATGCTTTTATTAGACCAGTTTTGCGCCTGTTAGCTTTTCCCATTACTTTACTAACTTTTGGTTTATTTACATTTGTCATTAATGCGTTATCTCTGTGGTTAGCCAGTGCTATTACTCCTGGTACTGGTTTTGAGATTAAAGGCTTTTTACCCGCGTTGCTGGGGTCAATTGTATTATCAATTGTTTCGAGTGTGATTAATTATTTCCTTAGAGCGGTTGAATAA
- a CDS encoding cobalamin biosynthesis protein, producing the protein MGIGFKQGTAPQLIVIAIEQVFQKYLLDESAIAGIATIDTKALDTALIKICHQRHWLLQTFSAAKLSTVLVPNPSAIITKATGTPSVAEAAAILAADNGELGAKLLVPKNIFRLSGLPGVVTVAVAQEIQA; encoded by the coding sequence GTGGGAATTGGCTTTAAACAAGGGACTGCGCCGCAGTTGATTGTGATAGCCATTGAACAAGTATTTCAAAAATATTTACTCGATGAAAGTGCGATCGCTGGGATTGCTACCATTGATACAAAAGCATTAGATACAGCATTAATAAAAATTTGCCATCAACGCCATTGGCTTTTGCAAACATTTTCCGCCGCAAAGTTATCTACCGTCCTAGTCCCCAATCCATCTGCAATCATTACCAAAGCCACGGGAACACCTAGTGTTGCAGAAGCGGCGGCGATTTTGGCGGCTGACAATGGTGAACTTGGTGCTAAATTATTAGTTCCAAAAAATATTTTCCGCTTATCAGGACTACCTGGGGTGGTAACTGTAGCGGTGGCGCAAGAAATTCAAGCGTGA
- the mutS gene encoding DNA mismatch repair protein MutS: MTASDSDNQPTESLQPPAPHADTRLVDRSKLSKMYQHYVEIKDKHPHALLLYRVGDFFETFFQDAVTVSRELELVLTSKHGGEVGRVAMTGVPHHAWERYSTQLVEKGYAVVICDQVEDASEAVGLVRREVTRILTPGTLLEEGMLKSSRNNYLAAAVIAGNHWGLAYADISTGEFLTTQGSDLEHLTQELMRLQPSEVLVPINAPDLGALLRPGETSPHLPQCLPPSFCYSLRSQVPFSQGEARSKLLQKFKVRSLEGLGCDHLPLAVRAAGGLLEYVEDTQKENTISLQRLRTYTLTDYLIIDHQTRRNLEITQTVRDGTFHGSLLWALDRTSTAMGSRALRRWLLQPLLDIKGIWARQETIQELKENTPLRQDLRYLLRQIYDLERLTGRASSGTANARDLIALADSLSRLPELARLVADAGSPFLKALQKVPPVLEELAQKIQAHLVEAPPIHLKEGGLIRPGINVLLDERKATVEADHQWIANLEVDERARTGIPTLKVGFNETFGYYISISRTKADQVPANYIRKQTLKNEERYITPELKEREARILSARDDLYKLEYEIFVALREEVGEQAEAIRQLSRAVAAADVLCGLAELAVQQGYCRPEMISGRGLEIVDGRHPVVEQSLPAGFFVPNSTYLGSRESGVESSEKAPLPTPHSPLPDLIILTGPNASGKSCYLRQVGLIQLMAQIGSFVPAKSAKLGVCDRIFTRVGAVDDLATGQSTFMVEMNETANILNHATSKSLVLLDEIGRGTATFDGLSIAWAVAEYIATEIRSRTIFATHYHELNELAGMLPNVANYQVTVKELPDQIIFLHQVQPGGADKSYGIEAGRLAGLPAVVIQRAKQVMGQIEKHSKIAIGLKNLT; encoded by the coding sequence ATGACCGCTTCTGACTCTGATAACCAGCCAACGGAATCTCTTCAACCCCCTGCGCCTCACGCGGACACGCGACTTGTAGACCGCAGTAAGCTGAGTAAAATGTATCAGCATTATGTGGAAATCAAAGATAAACATCCCCATGCGTTGTTGTTGTATCGGGTAGGTGATTTCTTTGAAACTTTTTTCCAAGATGCTGTGACTGTGTCGCGGGAACTGGAATTAGTTCTCACCAGCAAACATGGCGGTGAAGTGGGACGGGTGGCGATGACTGGTGTACCCCACCACGCTTGGGAACGCTACAGCACCCAATTGGTAGAGAAAGGCTATGCAGTTGTCATTTGTGACCAAGTAGAAGATGCTTCCGAAGCCGTGGGTTTGGTACGACGGGAAGTGACACGCATCCTCACCCCTGGCACGTTGTTAGAAGAGGGGATGTTAAAATCTAGCCGCAATAATTATTTAGCGGCGGCGGTAATTGCGGGGAATCATTGGGGTTTAGCTTACGCAGATATCTCCACAGGGGAATTTCTGACAACCCAAGGTAGCGATTTAGAACACCTTACCCAAGAATTAATGCGCTTGCAACCTTCCGAGGTGTTGGTTCCCATCAATGCACCTGATTTGGGGGCTTTGTTGCGTCCTGGGGAAACTTCGCCTCATCTTCCCCAATGTTTACCGCCATCATTTTGTTATAGTTTGCGATCGCAAGTACCTTTTTCTCAAGGTGAAGCCAGAAGTAAATTATTGCAGAAATTCAAGGTGCGATCGCTCGAAGGTTTAGGTTGTGATCATCTTCCCCTGGCTGTGCGGGCAGCTGGCGGTCTTTTAGAATATGTGGAAGATACCCAAAAAGAAAATACAATTTCTCTGCAAAGACTCCGCACCTATACACTCACAGACTACTTAATTATTGACCATCAAACCCGCCGGAACTTAGAAATTACCCAAACAGTCCGCGATGGTACTTTTCACGGTTCTCTACTCTGGGCGTTAGATAGAACTAGCACCGCAATGGGAAGTCGGGCTTTACGGCGTTGGTTATTGCAACCCCTACTGGATATTAAAGGTATTTGGGCGCGGCAAGAAACAATTCAAGAATTAAAAGAAAATACACCTCTGCGTCAAGATTTGCGTTATTTATTACGGCAAATCTACGATTTAGAACGGCTGACAGGTAGGGCGAGTTCGGGAACTGCGAATGCGCGAGATTTAATCGCTTTAGCTGATTCTCTTTCGCGTTTGCCAGAATTAGCCCGTTTAGTTGCTGATGCTGGTTCTCCCTTCTTGAAGGCTTTGCAAAAAGTCCCGCCAGTCTTGGAAGAATTAGCACAAAAAATTCAAGCCCACCTTGTCGAAGCACCACCCATTCATTTAAAAGAAGGAGGCTTAATTCGTCCAGGCATCAATGTATTATTAGATGAAAGAAAGGCGACTGTAGAAGCAGATCATCAATGGATTGCCAATTTAGAAGTTGATGAAAGGGCGAGAACAGGTATCCCGACGCTGAAGGTAGGATTTAACGAAACCTTTGGTTACTACATTAGTATTTCTCGCACCAAAGCCGACCAAGTACCCGCCAACTATATCCGCAAGCAAACCCTCAAGAATGAAGAACGCTACATCACCCCAGAACTCAAAGAAAGAGAAGCGCGGATTCTCAGTGCGAGGGATGATTTATATAAATTGGAATATGAGATTTTTGTCGCCTTAAGGGAAGAAGTCGGTGAACAAGCCGAGGCTATCCGCCAACTTTCTCGCGCCGTAGCGGCGGCGGATGTGTTGTGTGGTTTAGCCGAGTTGGCTGTGCAGCAAGGTTACTGTCGTCCTGAAATGATATCAGGGCGAGGACTAGAAATTGTAGATGGTCGTCACCCAGTGGTAGAACAGTCCTTACCTGCGGGTTTCTTCGTCCCCAATTCCACGTATTTAGGTAGTAGGGAATCGGGAGTAGAGAGTAGTGAAAAAGCCCCACTCCCCACTCCCCACTCCCCACTCCCTGACTTAATCATTCTGACAGGCCCAAATGCCAGTGGTAAAAGTTGTTACTTGCGTCAGGTAGGGTTAATTCAATTGATGGCGCAAATTGGGAGTTTTGTCCCGGCTAAATCTGCCAAACTGGGAGTATGCGATCGCATTTTTACCCGTGTTGGTGCTGTAGATGATTTGGCAACTGGTCAATCTACCTTTATGGTAGAAATGAATGAAACCGCCAATATTCTCAACCATGCCACATCGAAATCTTTAGTATTATTAGATGAAATTGGACGCGGGACAGCCACTTTTGACGGTCTTTCTATTGCTTGGGCGGTTGCAGAATATATCGCTACCGAGATTCGTTCCCGGACAATTTTTGCCACTCACTATCATGAATTAAATGAGTTGGCGGGGATGTTACCCAATGTGGCTAACTATCAAGTCACCGTCAAAGAATTACCAGATCAAATTATCTTTTTGCATCAAGTCCAACCCGGTGGGGCTGATAAATCTTACGGTATCGAAGCCGGAAGGTTAGCTGGTTTACCTGCGGTGGTTATTCAACGGGCAAAACAAGTTATGGGACAAATTGAGAAACACAGTAAGATTGCGATCGGGTTGAAGAATTTAACTTGA
- a CDS encoding O-antigen ligase family protein: MLGASLKLAFDHPNPKSQFAWNIFQIGLLIFPLSPFVGVVAIILASLLTWLQQYRKIIRRPINRGFAIWTLLLVITSGFATYKADAFLGLFNLVPYVLVSVGWGNLIQTIAQLRQIAWILVIGAVPVIVIGFGQLFLAWALKLQFLWIVLDWAVEPGGEPPGRMAALFMHANLLAAYLAIIFTVGIALLLEQWQSRTRKKSIIGLLTLILIASFAALILTNSRNGWAIAMIACLAYALYQGWHILVGSVVGVITTILLAAFAPSPIAQIFRRVVPAFFWARLNDEMYPDRPVALMRKTQWEFAWSLAQQHPWNGWGLRSFSALYKAKMNIDLGHPHNLFLMLSAETGFPATLLFCGLLAGILIAGMQFLRQSNSLVKTDRLVFFSYLLVFGELILFNTVDVTLFDFRVNTLFWLFLAAICGIVFYPQQNHKPLANEN; this comes from the coding sequence ATGTTGGGAGCCAGCTTGAAACTAGCTTTTGATCATCCCAACCCAAAAAGCCAATTTGCTTGGAATATTTTCCAAATCGGGCTATTGATTTTTCCCCTCAGTCCATTTGTTGGGGTGGTGGCGATAATTTTGGCATCTTTGCTGACTTGGCTGCAACAATACCGCAAAATTATTCGCCGCCCAATCAATCGGGGATTTGCGATTTGGACATTATTATTGGTAATTACGTCAGGATTTGCCACTTATAAAGCCGATGCTTTTTTAGGTTTGTTTAATTTAGTACCTTACGTTTTAGTGTCTGTTGGTTGGGGTAACTTGATTCAGACAATTGCCCAATTGCGCCAGATAGCCTGGATTTTGGTAATTGGTGCTGTACCAGTGATTGTAATTGGCTTTGGACAGTTGTTTTTAGCTTGGGCGTTAAAATTACAGTTTTTGTGGATTGTTTTAGATTGGGCGGTTGAGCCGGGAGGTGAACCACCAGGGCGAATGGCGGCTTTATTCATGCACGCTAATTTGTTGGCTGCTTATCTGGCGATTATTTTTACTGTCGGGATAGCTTTATTACTCGAACAATGGCAATCCAGAACGAGAAAAAAATCCATTATTGGTCTTTTGACGCTAATACTGATTGCCAGTTTTGCCGCCTTGATTTTAACTAATTCGCGCAACGGATGGGCGATCGCCATGATTGCCTGTTTAGCTTACGCACTGTATCAAGGTTGGCACATCTTGGTTGGTAGCGTGGTTGGAGTCATCACTACGATTCTGTTGGCTGCTTTTGCACCTTCTCCCATCGCCCAAATTTTCCGTCGCGTAGTTCCGGCTTTCTTTTGGGCGAGGTTAAATGATGAAATGTATCCCGATAGACCAGTAGCTTTAATGAGAAAAACTCAATGGGAATTTGCTTGGTCTTTGGCACAACAGCATCCTTGGAATGGTTGGGGTTTACGTAGTTTCTCTGCACTTTACAAAGCCAAAATGAATATTGATTTAGGTCATCCCCATAACTTGTTTTTAATGTTATCTGCGGAAACCGGATTTCCTGCTACTCTGTTATTTTGTGGTTTACTAGCTGGAATATTAATTGCAGGTATGCAATTTTTGCGACAATCTAATTCTTTGGTTAAAACAGATAGGTTAGTGTTCTTCAGTTATCTTTTGGTATTTGGCGAGTTGATATTATTCAATACTGTGGATGTAACCTTATTTGATTTTCGCGTCAATACCCTGTTTTGGTTATTTTTAGCAGCAATTTGCGGAATTGTATTTTACCCTCAGCAAAATCACAAGCCCTTGGCAAATGAGAATTAG
- a CDS encoding YaaW family protein: MDELRAALELATDDELQDLTAILFSRKFNPLDYVQTPEPIEVQSQSRQAWLDSLEERFRFLAADGVTVLRGRTNQVTYRQALIQVCKYLKIPYSNHLTTVDLEAEVFLHLLGQVWKKLPEKEKQKLTVKVQRHLVKTELKEPLPLMLQHDPLGLLFKGGSALAVTSVIQPFVLKQIARQFALHFATYQVAKQAAVTGSTVAKTQFETYVAMQMARRGMTLSAARYGAVRTVFAFVGPAMWTWFLADLGWRAIATNYGRIIPTIFALAQIRLTRTECWEPA, from the coding sequence TTGGATGAACTCAGGGCGGCCTTAGAACTAGCAACAGATGATGAATTGCAAGATTTAACAGCAATTTTGTTTAGTCGAAAGTTCAATCCCCTAGATTATGTTCAGACACCTGAACCTATCGAAGTTCAAAGTCAGAGCCGCCAAGCTTGGTTAGACTCATTAGAAGAGCGTTTCCGGTTTTTGGCAGCTGATGGGGTAACAGTGTTGCGGGGACGCACAAACCAAGTAACTTACCGCCAAGCACTAATTCAAGTTTGTAAATATTTAAAAATTCCTTATTCCAATCATTTAACAACTGTTGATTTAGAAGCAGAAGTATTTTTACATTTGCTGGGGCAAGTGTGGAAAAAACTGCCAGAAAAAGAAAAACAAAAGTTGACTGTCAAAGTCCAGCGTCATTTGGTGAAAACAGAACTTAAAGAACCATTACCATTAATGTTGCAGCATGACCCCTTGGGATTGCTGTTTAAGGGTGGTAGTGCGTTAGCTGTTACCTCTGTCATTCAACCATTTGTCCTCAAACAAATTGCGCGACAATTTGCTTTGCACTTTGCTACCTATCAAGTAGCTAAACAAGCGGCTGTTACAGGTTCAACAGTAGCCAAAACCCAGTTTGAAACTTATGTGGCGATGCAAATGGCGCGGCGAGGTATGACACTGAGTGCAGCACGTTATGGGGCAGTTCGTACTGTATTTGCTTTTGTCGGCCCGGCTATGTGGACTTGGTTTTTAGCTGATTTAGGTTGGCGAGCGATCGCTACTAATTATGGTCGCATTATCCCGACTATTTTTGCTTTAGCCCAAATTCGTCTTACTCGCACAGAATGTTGGGAGCCAGCTTGA
- a CDS encoding NAD(P)/FAD-dependent oxidoreductase — MIDVAVIGAGMAGLVCAQQLKQAGYSVLVVEKSRGLGGRMATRRLHDTWADHGTCYLKPKGEFFQEFIDLLCDRQIITVWNHDQLPPRYIAPAGMSAIAKFLAQGLDILLNQRVIAIHSTPENTWQLTLESSNEEIIAKAVVVAIPAPQAVMLLEPLGENLLGTDFLTNLKAVEFAPCLSAIAGYPNSTPLPDWQAQSFTDDPVLGWIGLDSSKRPQPKQPVFVVQSSANFAQLHLESSDLQPVGQKMLHHAAQTLALPWLETPEWLQVHRWRYAFPSHSWTESILSASASLPLVCCGDWCGGNLVEGAMLSGLAAAFAINHHLNQVTLANVNFFKNFTFL; from the coding sequence ATGATAGACGTTGCTGTAATTGGTGCTGGTATGGCGGGGTTAGTTTGCGCCCAGCAATTAAAGCAAGCGGGATATTCAGTATTAGTTGTGGAGAAATCCCGTGGCTTGGGGGGAAGAATGGCAACACGTCGCTTGCATGATACTTGGGCAGATCATGGCACTTGTTATCTCAAACCAAAAGGTGAGTTTTTCCAAGAGTTTATTGATTTATTGTGCGATCGCCAAATTATCACAGTTTGGAATCATGACCAACTCCCACCACGTTATATTGCGCCTGCGGGGATGAGTGCGATCGCTAAATTTCTGGCGCAAGGTTTGGATATACTACTCAATCAACGGGTGATTGCGATTCACTCAACACCCGAAAATACTTGGCAATTGACTCTAGAATCTAGCAATGAAGAAATTATAGCCAAGGCAGTTGTAGTGGCGATTCCTGCACCCCAAGCTGTGATGTTATTAGAACCCTTGGGGGAAAATTTATTAGGAACGGACTTTTTAACTAACTTAAAGGCGGTGGAATTTGCACCTTGTCTTAGTGCGATCGCAGGCTATCCCAATTCCACACCCCTACCAGATTGGCAAGCCCAAAGTTTTACAGATGATCCTGTGTTGGGCTGGATTGGTTTAGATAGTAGCAAGCGCCCCCAACCAAAACAACCTGTATTTGTCGTGCAAAGCAGTGCTAATTTCGCCCAACTGCATCTAGAGTCCTCCGATTTACAACCTGTCGGGCAGAAAATGTTGCACCACGCCGCCCAAACTCTCGCACTACCTTGGCTAGAGACACCCGAATGGCTACAAGTACACCGTTGGCGTTATGCCTTTCCTAGCCATTCTTGGACAGAAAGTATTTTATCTGCCAGTGCTTCCTTACCTTTAGTGTGCTGTGGTGATTGGTGCGGCGGTAATCTCGTTGAAGGTGCAATGCTTTCTGGATTAGCTGCTGCCTTTGCAATTAATCATCATCTAAACCAAGTCACTCTCGCCAATGTGAACTTTTTCAAAAATTTTACCTTTTTATAA
- a CDS encoding Hsp70 family protein, with the protein MKISETIGFDLGHGETAVAKAIVESIEPPQMLEINNKKNQITALGWHPKLGYLVGEQALIQAGVTQLTISFKQKPNHDPNYRKTISTFLATYYHKLQESKQIEGDESSYFYIGCPSGWSISDRQAYQKLLQEAGIPHLNVIPESRAAFMQAKEGGKLEYEKLLASVLIVDIGSSTTDFTLVKSLHEIPLDFGSNALGASLIDKAIFARTLAKHEQKTLLEKVFQEYPHHQARCELACRKAKEDYFSNEQLYNDPQSFARGFESINEQIYFIPQVNKVMMEEILHQPLAELGNKSWVQAFHDAVSEAKAKLEQLDTVPKLVLMTGGASRMKFTHQICQQIFPEPATQLRPDPEPERCIALGLARVGRWDLRATAFQQEVNQLLYSQKLKELIARHIPELIELLTQPLADNLIEQAVKPGVKEWQTNKIRTLADLEISMKNRAEQWLKSNAAQQIINNQCIRWFNNKIQPDLAAVTDPICRRFHIPRSSLRFEDSIEPAFVNPELRIGDAILADTVAFIVNVVIGGGTVASLITLILTGHLTWPIALVYGASVMAAGMELNRKTVQETIKKNFDIPSWIRSNLMNDQKIADMCIQIKPELENVFREQLTNNQTAFEQLTQKVEQGLQKALATKVQEAIILIQ; encoded by the coding sequence ATGAAAATTTCAGAAACAATTGGTTTTGATTTAGGACATGGTGAGACAGCCGTAGCTAAAGCGATAGTTGAAAGCATCGAACCGCCCCAAATGTTGGAAATTAATAATAAGAAAAATCAAATTACCGCTTTAGGTTGGCATCCCAAACTTGGTTATTTGGTAGGAGAACAAGCCTTAATTCAAGCTGGTGTTACTCAACTGACAATCTCATTCAAGCAAAAACCCAACCACGATCCTAATTACAGAAAAACAATATCAACTTTTCTCGCTACTTACTATCACAAACTGCAAGAAAGTAAACAAATAGAAGGCGATGAGAGTAGTTATTTTTACATTGGTTGCCCTTCGGGATGGTCAATAAGCGATCGCCAAGCATACCAAAAACTACTTCAAGAAGCTGGTATTCCCCACCTCAACGTTATACCAGAATCTCGCGCAGCTTTCATGCAAGCCAAAGAAGGCGGAAAGTTGGAATATGAAAAACTCCTTGCATCGGTGCTAATTGTCGATATTGGCTCTTCCACCACAGATTTTACCTTGGTAAAAAGCTTACATGAAATTCCGTTAGATTTCGGAAGTAACGCTTTAGGTGCATCCTTAATTGATAAAGCGATTTTTGCCAGAACTCTTGCCAAACACGAACAAAAAACATTACTAGAAAAAGTATTTCAAGAATATCCCCATCATCAAGCCCGTTGTGAATTAGCTTGTCGCAAAGCTAAAGAAGATTATTTTTCTAATGAACAGTTATATAACGACCCGCAATCTTTTGCCCGTGGTTTTGAGTCCATCAACGAACAGATTTATTTTATTCCCCAAGTCAACAAAGTGATGATGGAAGAAATTCTGCATCAACCTTTAGCCGAACTGGGAAATAAAAGTTGGGTTCAGGCTTTTCATGATGCTGTCAGCGAAGCCAAAGCCAAACTAGAACAACTTGATACAGTCCCAAAACTAGTGCTGATGACTGGTGGTGCATCCCGAATGAAATTTACCCACCAAATTTGTCAGCAAATATTCCCCGAACCAGCAACCCAACTCCGCCCTGATCCTGAACCGGAACGCTGCATTGCACTGGGTTTAGCGCGAGTCGGAAGATGGGATTTACGGGCGACAGCTTTTCAACAAGAAGTGAATCAACTATTATATTCCCAAAAACTCAAAGAATTGATTGCTAGACATATCCCAGAGTTAATTGAATTGTTAACTCAACCATTAGCCGACAACTTGATTGAACAAGCCGTCAAACCAGGGGTAAAAGAATGGCAAACAAACAAAATCCGCACTCTGGCAGATTTAGAAATATCCATGAAAAATCGTGCAGAACAGTGGTTAAAAAGCAACGCCGCCCAGCAAATAATTAACAATCAATGTATTCGTTGGTTTAACAACAAAATTCAACCAGATTTAGCCGCAGTTACAGATCCCATCTGTCGGAGATTTCACATACCCAGAAGTAGTTTAAGGTTTGAAGATAGCATCGAACCAGCTTTTGTTAATCCAGAACTACGAATTGGCGATGCGATTCTAGCTGACACCGTGGCGTTTATCGTCAATGTCGTCATTGGTGGCGGTACTGTTGCTAGTCTCATTACCCTCATTCTCACAGGACACTTAACCTGGCCGATCGCATTAGTTTATGGTGCTTCTGTCATGGCAGCAGGTATGGAACTAAACCGGAAAACTGTCCAAGAAACAATCAAGAAAAATTTCGATATTCCCAGTTGGATTCGTTCTAATTTAATGAACGATCAGAAAATTGCAGATATGTGCATTCAAATCAAACCAGAATTAGAAAATGTCTTTCGAGAACAATTAACAAATAATCAAACTGCTTTTGAACAACTCACCCAAAAAGTTGAACAAGGTCTACAAAAAGCACTGGCAACGAAAGTTCAAGAGGCGATTATTTTAATTCAATAA
- a CDS encoding RNaseH domain-containing protein yields the protein MEIPSASSATGLFRLSATNKTGCVAYLSVARELPHQHTRGQSCYRSTYSLDKKTGLLTKQAPFAGRWPTPNPLEIVVTLRQPEDNPDDLAALVESLRYGFGHYSDWTALPAPLFFERVVRDYISDFTIEDDETENDTDSD from the coding sequence ATGGAAATTCCTTCAGCATCTAGTGCAACTGGCTTATTTCGACTAAGTGCTACTAACAAAACTGGATGCGTAGCTTATCTATCTGTGGCGCGTGAACTACCACATCAACATACTCGTGGTCAAAGTTGCTATCGCTCAACCTACAGTCTAGATAAAAAAACTGGGTTACTCACTAAACAAGCTCCGTTTGCAGGTCGCTGGCCTACTCCAAATCCCCTTGAGATTGTCGTTACCTTGCGCCAACCAGAAGATAACCCTGATGACTTAGCGGCTCTTGTTGAGTCACTACGCTACGGCTTTGGTCACTACAGCGATTGGACTGCTTTACCTGCTCCCTTATTTTTTGAGCGTGTTGTGCGTGACTACATCAGCGATTTTACTATTGAGGATGATGAAACCGAGAATGACACAGATTCAGATTAA
- a CDS encoding RNaseH domain-containing protein → MPENTHGSRESLPGKDLKAKERSRERIKAWESTAQQIKKFNQPTFCLIMARQFYPNPNGQNNVKPDDKVNKPSTRKALAMAGAAVQFLLPIEKIRKTNSLKLADFFHRMQSALKDLIFAHSGRIDGIKEKVDKYLQNISPEAKPKEIIVITIVRKQKGRVRGKIESTFLPIAIRINVDTGKCEFCCAYDKGNLVISSWISFSDARAFVAELTPIKLADKEEVRQTRFMDFVEKVISDSVEAGKQPLVIIDSSNCVQLWPWLADIRINANEINLGSYQDMQVNWQGARIIRIRQELAPGIIEKKSRHIIETSVEDPRTKEELKKTAA, encoded by the coding sequence TTGCCAGAAAATACCCACGGGTCACGAGAATCTTTACCAGGAAAAGATTTGAAAGCTAAAGAGCGATCGCGTGAGCGAATTAAAGCATGGGAATCCACTGCACAGCAAATTAAAAAGTTCAATCAGCCAACTTTCTGCTTAATCATGGCGCGGCAGTTTTATCCAAATCCTAATGGACAAAACAATGTCAAACCTGACGATAAAGTTAATAAACCCTCAACCCGCAAAGCATTAGCAATGGCTGGTGCTGCTGTGCAGTTTCTATTACCCATTGAAAAGATACGGAAAACAAATAGTCTTAAACTTGCAGACTTTTTTCATCGGATGCAGTCAGCATTAAAAGACTTAATTTTTGCTCATTCTGGTCGCATTGATGGTATCAAAGAAAAAGTTGATAAGTATTTGCAAAATATTTCACCGGAAGCTAAACCAAAAGAAATTATTGTAATTACAATCGTCCGTAAACAAAAAGGTCGCGTTCGTGGCAAAATAGAAAGTACATTTTTACCAATAGCAATCCGCATCAATGTGGATACAGGTAAATGTGAATTTTGCTGTGCTTATGATAAAGGAAATTTAGTAATCAGTTCGTGGATTAGTTTTTCTGATGCACGAGCTTTTGTTGCTGAACTTACTCCTATTAAACTGGCTGATAAAGAGGAGGTACGCCAGACTAGATTCATGGACTTTGTAGAAAAAGTTATTTCTGATTCTGTGGAAGCAGGGAAGCAACCATTGGTGATAATTGATTCTTCCAACTGCGTTCAACTATGGCCTTGGTTAGCTGATATTAGAATAAATGCTAATGAAATTAACCTTGGTTCGTATCAAGATATGCAAGTTAACTGGCAAGGCGCACGTATAATTCGCATACGCCAAGAACTTGCCCCTGGCATTATTGAGAAAAAATCTAGACATATAATAGAAACTTCTGTAGAAGATCCAAGAACTAAAGAAGAACTAAAAAAAACTGCCGCCTGA